A part of Periophthalmus magnuspinnatus isolate fPerMag1 chromosome 19, fPerMag1.2.pri, whole genome shotgun sequence genomic DNA contains:
- the LOC117387505 gene encoding gap junction delta-3 protein-like produces the protein MGEWSFLSKLFEVLKDYTPMLGHFWLLLMLIFRISILGTVASDLFQDEQEEFACNTLQPGCKQVCYNLAFPISQYRFWVFHIVLIATPSLLFLMYHHHHKNKSDTSTSNQSSCIDYREVRKQRFYLVSVAFRLVAEIVFLVTQWLVYGFKVEDRFPCMQFPCPYTVDCFTSRPTEKTIFLCFYFVVGLVAAISSCAELFYSSLKWFCTSQEHEQDCDCQNRHNIKREGEEEKLQVNVQCASNVKLKGASLSSNTPRKINNPRQKHKPGRFVSTRALTV, from the coding sequence ATGGGTGAATGGAGTTTCTTAAGCAAGCTATTTGAAGTCCTTAAAGACTACACCCCTATGCTGGGACACTTTTGGCTTCTTCTCATGCTGATTTTTCGCATCTCGATTCTCGGAACAGTGGCCAGTGACCTATTCCAGGATGAACAAGAAGAATTTGCTTGTAACACCCTTCAACCTGGATGCAAGCAAGTGTGTTATAACTTGGCATTCCCAATTTCCCAGTACAGATTTTGGGTTTTCCACATTGTTCTGATTGCTACTCCTTCTTTGCTTTTTCTAATGTACCATCACCATCACAAGAACAAGAGTGATACATCCACCAGCAATCAAAGTAGTTGCATTGACTACAGAGAGGTCAGGAAACAAAGGTTCTACTTGGTCAGTGTGGCTTTCCGACTTGTTGCTGAAATTGTCTTTTTGGTTACACAGTGGTTGGTGTATGGTTTCAAAGTTGAAGACCGTTTCCCGTGCATGCAATTCCCATGCCCTTACACTGTAGATTGCTTCACATCACGTCCTACTGAAAAGACAATCTTCCTATGCTTCTACTTCGTTGTGGGGCTGGTGGCAGCAATTTCCAGCTGTGCAGAACTGTTTTACAGCTCATTGAAGTGGTTTTGTACAAGCCAGGAGCACGAGCAAGACTGTGACTGTCAAAATCGGCACAATATTAAGCGggagggtgaagaggagaagCTTCAAGTGAATGTCCAATGTGCCAGCAATGTGAAGCTAAAGGGGGCATCTCTGAGTAGTAACACACCCAGAAAGATCAACAATCCTAGACAGAAACATAAGCCTGGAAGGTTTGTGAGCACAAGAGCTCTTACAGTataa